Proteins encoded by one window of Salvia splendens isolate huo1 chromosome 7, SspV2, whole genome shotgun sequence:
- the LOC121811104 gene encoding uncharacterized protein LOC121811104 yields MASISTSTNIIAIHQTTHFNKNLPNHDGHCSFLRRSNFHRSQSTRPSNKDFFVRRATPEIAGEIIVSNPLSGIPFIGDNPLLAGILALTVGVPLMIQRIVAFTKQIEAASQAVEKIADTVENMADEVDKAAEELKAALPDGRLKEAVTFVEKLAENTSDGADKVSDLMDMVQELDDKLDEFMDKDKNTGTGKA; encoded by the exons ATGGCTTCTATCTCTACTTCCACTAACATAATAGCCATTCACCAAACCACTCACTTCAACAAAAATCTTCCAAATCATGATGGCCACTGCTCATTTCTTCGCCGGAGCAATTTCCACAGATCTCAGTCAACAAGACCATCAAACAA GGACTTTTTTGTCCGGAGAGCTACCCCGGAGATCGCCGGAGAAATCATCGTTTCAAATCCTCTCTCCGGCATACCATTTATCGGAGACAATCCATT GCTTGCTGGAATTTTGGCATTAACTGTAGGTGTACCACTTATGATCCAAAGGATAGTTGCATTTACAA AGCAAATCGAGGCGGCGTCGCAGGCGGTGGAGAAAATAGCGGACACGGTGGAGAATATGGCCGACGAGGTGGACAAAGCGGCAGAGGAGCTGAAGGCGGCGCTGCCAGACGGCCGGCTGAAGGAGGCCGTTACTTTTGTGGAAAAGCTTGCTGAAAATACATCTGATGGGGCAGATAAAGTCAGCGATTTAATGGACAtg GTACAAGAACTCGATGACAAGCTGGATGAGTTTATGGACAAGGATAAAAACACAGGCACTGGCAAAGCTTGA